A genomic stretch from Streptococcus oralis includes:
- a CDS encoding HIT family protein, translating into MCLICQRIEWIKAGENPYFVKELETGYVVIGDHQYFKGYTLFLAKEHVTELHHMETSVKLRFLEEMSLVQEAVAKTFKAEKMNIELLGNGDAHAHWHLFPRRSGDMRGHGLNGRGPVWWVPWEEMAAEDCQVKSHELEQMIKALSDELEKHLV; encoded by the coding sequence ATGTGCTTGATTTGTCAAAGAATTGAATGGATCAAGGCAGGGGAAAATCCCTACTTTGTAAAAGAACTAGAGACAGGCTATGTTGTTATTGGAGACCACCAATACTTTAAGGGCTATACCTTGTTTTTAGCAAAAGAGCATGTCACAGAACTCCACCATATGGAGACTTCTGTAAAACTTCGTTTTCTAGAGGAAATGAGTTTGGTCCAAGAAGCTGTCGCCAAAACGTTTAAAGCTGAAAAGATGAATATTGAACTCCTAGGAAATGGAGATGCCCACGCTCACTGGCACCTCTTTCCAAGACGATCAGGTGATATGAGGGGTCATGGATTGAATGGCCGTGGTCCAGTCTGGTGGGTGCCATGGGAAGAAATGGCGGCAGAAGATTGCCAAGTGAAATCCCATGAGTTGGAACAAATGATTAAAGCCTTATCCGATGAATTAGAGAAGCACTTGGTATAA
- the ldcB gene encoding LD-carboxypeptidase LdcB/DacB, with protein sequence MKKRYIVLSGLLAVTLAACSQEKPKNEDSAQKTEQTSQPEGTVGSKSQASSQKKAEVVNKGDHYSIQGKYDEIVVANKHYPLSKDYNPGENPTAKAELLKLIAAMQAAGYPISDHYSGFRSYETQTKLYQDYVNQDGKEEADRYSARPGYSEHQTGLAFDLIGTNGELVTEEKAAQWLLDHAADYGFVVRYLKGKEKETGYMAEEWHLRYVGKEAKEIAASGLSLEEYYGFEGGDYVD encoded by the coding sequence ATGAAAAAAAGATACATCGTTTTATCTGGTTTACTGGCAGTAACCCTAGCAGCATGTTCTCAAGAAAAACCTAAAAATGAAGACAGTGCTCAAAAGACGGAGCAAACTAGTCAACCTGAGGGAACTGTAGGGAGCAAATCTCAAGCCTCTAGTCAGAAAAAGGCAGAAGTTGTGAATAAGGGAGACCACTATAGTATACAAGGAAAATACGATGAAATCGTCGTAGCTAATAAGCACTATCCTTTGTCAAAAGACTACAATCCAGGAGAAAATCCAACAGCTAAAGCAGAGTTGCTGAAACTCATTGCAGCAATGCAAGCAGCTGGCTACCCAATCAGCGATCACTACAGCGGTTTTAGAAGTTATGAAACTCAAACCAAGCTTTATCAAGACTATGTGAATCAAGATGGTAAAGAAGAGGCAGATCGCTACTCAGCTCGCCCTGGATACAGTGAACACCAAACAGGTCTTGCTTTTGATTTGATTGGGACTAATGGAGAATTGGTAACAGAAGAAAAAGCAGCTCAGTGGCTCTTGGACCACGCAGCTGACTATGGTTTTGTTGTTCGCTATCTCAAAGGCAAGGAAAAAGAGACTGGCTACATGGCGGAAGAATGGCATCTTCGCTACGTTGGAAAAGAAGCCAAAGAAATTGCTGCAAGTGGTCTTAGTTTGGAAGAATACTATGGCTTTGAAGGCGGAGATTATGTCGATTAA
- the rplK gene encoding 50S ribosomal protein L11: protein MAKKVEKLVKLQIPAGKATPAPPVGPALGQAGINIMGFTKEFNARTADQAGMIIPVVISVYEDKSFTFVTKTPPAAVLLKKAAGVEKGSGTPNKTKVATVTRAQVQEIAETKMPDLNAANIESAMRMIEGTARSMGFTVVD, encoded by the coding sequence ATGGCTAAAAAAGTCGAAAAACTTGTAAAATTGCAAATCCCTGCTGGTAAAGCTACACCAGCTCCACCAGTTGGACCTGCTCTTGGTCAAGCTGGTATCAACATCATGGGATTCACAAAAGAGTTCAACGCTCGTACAGCTGACCAAGCTGGTATGATCATTCCAGTTGTTATCTCAGTATACGAAGACAAATCATTTACTTTCGTTACAAAAACACCACCAGCTGCTGTTCTTTTGAAAAAAGCTGCAGGTGTTGAAAAAGGATCAGGTACACCTAACAAAACTAAAGTTGCTACAGTTACTCGTGCACAAGTACAAGAAATTGCAGAAACTAAGATGCCAGATTTGAACGCAGCAAACATTGAGTCTGCAATGCGTATGATCGAAGGTACTGCTCGTTCTATGGGATTCACTGTTGTTGACTAA
- the rplA gene encoding 50S ribosomal protein L1 — MAKKSKQLRTALEKIDSTKAYSVEEAVALAKETNFAKFDATVEVAYNLNIDVKKADQQIRGAMVLPNGTGKTSRVLVFARGAKAEEAKAAGADFVGEDDLVAKINDGWLDFDVVIATPDMMALVGRLGRVLGPRNLMPNPKTGTVTMDVAKAVEESKGGKITYRADRAGNVQAIIGKVSFEAEKLVENFKAFNETIQKAKPATAKGTYVTNLTITTTQGVGIKVDVNSL; from the coding sequence ATGGCTAAAAAAAGCAAACAACTTCGTACTGCTCTTGAGAAAATCGACAGCACAAAAGCATACAGTGTAGAAGAAGCTGTAGCACTTGCAAAAGAAACTAACTTTGCAAAATTTGACGCAACTGTAGAAGTTGCTTACAACTTGAACATCGACGTTAAAAAAGCTGACCAACAAATCCGTGGCGCAATGGTATTGCCAAACGGTACTGGTAAAACTTCACGCGTTCTTGTTTTTGCACGTGGTGCAAAAGCTGAAGAAGCAAAAGCTGCTGGTGCAGACTTCGTTGGTGAAGATGACCTTGTTGCGAAAATCAACGACGGTTGGTTGGACTTCGACGTAGTTATCGCTACACCTGACATGATGGCTCTTGTTGGACGTCTTGGACGTGTCCTTGGACCACGTAACTTGATGCCAAACCCTAAAACTGGTACTGTAACAATGGATGTTGCTAAAGCAGTTGAAGAGTCTAAAGGTGGTAAAATTACTTACCGTGCTGACCGTGCAGGTAACGTTCAAGCAATCATCGGTAAAGTATCATTTGAAGCTGAAAAATTGGTTGAAAACTTTAAAGCTTTCAACGAAACAATCCAAAAAGCAAAACCAGCTACAGCTAAAGGAACTTACGTAACAAACTTGACAATCACAACTACTCAAGGTGTTGGTATCAAGGTTGACGTGAACTCACTTTAA
- a CDS encoding GNAT family N-acetyltransferase — protein sequence MLREAVQEDLFELLNLYLSLHEKELPEDNLHLQQVWSEMISDQRHHVIVKEVEGRIASSCICVIIPNLTRGVRPYALIENVVTREEDRGKGYASACLEYAKQIAKEENCYKMMLLTGSKNESTQNFYKGAGYNSEDKTAYIQWLD from the coding sequence GTGTTGAGAGAAGCTGTACAGGAGGATTTATTTGAGTTATTAAATCTCTACCTGTCCTTACATGAGAAAGAGCTCCCAGAAGATAACCTTCATTTGCAACAAGTATGGAGTGAGATGATTTCTGACCAGCGCCATCATGTTATCGTGAAGGAGGTGGAAGGAAGAATAGCCTCCTCCTGTATTTGTGTCATTATTCCCAATTTGACAAGAGGTGTGAGACCCTATGCTTTGATTGAAAATGTGGTGACTAGAGAAGAAGATAGAGGGAAGGGCTATGCAAGCGCCTGTCTTGAATATGCTAAACAAATAGCTAAAGAAGAAAATTGTTATAAGATGATGCTCCTGACAGGTTCTAAAAATGAAAGTACTCAGAATTTTTATAAAGGAGCTGGTTATAATAGTGAAGATAAAACAGCCTATATTCAATGGTTGGATTAA
- a CDS encoding adenine phosphoribosyltransferase — protein MNLKDYIATIENYPKEGITFRDISPLMADGNAYSYAVREIVQYATDKKIDMIVGPEARGFIVGCPVAFELGIGFAPVRKPGKLPREVISADYEKEYGIDTLTMHADAIKPCQRVLIVDDLLATGGTVKATIEMIERLGGVVAGCAFLIELDELKGRETIGDYDYKVLMHY, from the coding sequence ATGAATTTAAAAGATTATATCGCAACGATTGAAAATTATCCCAAGGAAGGCATCACCTTCCGTGATATCAGCCCATTGATGGCAGATGGTAATGCCTATAGTTATGCTGTTCGTGAAATCGTTCAGTATGCAACGGACAAGAAAATCGACATGATCGTGGGACCAGAAGCCCGTGGTTTTATCGTTGGCTGTCCAGTTGCCTTTGAGTTGGGGATTGGATTTGCTCCTGTTCGTAAACCAGGGAAATTGCCACGTGAAGTCATTTCTGCTGACTATGAGAAAGAGTACGGTATTGATACCTTGACCATGCATGCTGATGCGATTAAGCCATGCCAGCGTGTTCTCATCGTAGATGATCTTTTGGCAACAGGTGGAACTGTCAAGGCAACGATTGAGATGATTGAAAGACTTGGTGGAGTTGTAGCCGGTTGTGCTTTCTTGATTGAGTTGGATGAGCTTAAAGGCCGTGAAACAATCGGAGATTACGATTACAAGGTACTTATGCATTATTAA
- the metA gene encoding homoserine O-acetyltransferase MetA — protein sequence MPIRIDKKLLAVEILRTENIFVMDDQRAAHQDIRPLKILILNLMPKKVVTETQLLRHLANTPLQLDIDFLYMESHRSKTTRAEHMETFYKTFPEVKDEYFDGMIITGAPIEHLPFEEVDYWEEFSQVLEWSKTHVYSTLHICWGAQAGLYARYGVDKHQMEQKLSGIYPQDTLKEGHLLFRGFDDSYVAPHSRYTEIYKEEILGKTNLEILSEGEQVGVSILASRDLREIYSFGHLEYDRDTLAKEYFRDCEAGLNPHIPENYFKNDDVNEKPCLCWSSSAALFFSNWVNYAVYQETPFDWKKVEDDAASFGYL from the coding sequence ATGCCGATTAGAATTGATAAAAAATTGCTAGCTGTTGAGATTTTACGGACAGAGAATATCTTTGTCATGGATGATCAACGTGCGGCCCACCAAGATATCCGTCCCTTGAAAATTTTGATTTTAAACCTAATGCCCAAAAAAGTGGTCACAGAGACCCAGTTGTTACGGCATTTAGCAAATACTCCTTTGCAATTGGACATAGACTTTCTCTATATGGAGAGCCACCGTTCCAAGACGACTCGTGCAGAGCATATGGAGACTTTTTATAAAACTTTTCCTGAAGTCAAGGACGAGTATTTTGATGGGATGATTATCACAGGGGCTCCGATTGAGCATTTACCATTTGAGGAAGTGGACTATTGGGAGGAATTCAGTCAGGTGCTTGAGTGGTCCAAGACCCATGTCTATTCGACCCTTCATATCTGCTGGGGTGCCCAAGCAGGTCTTTATGCTCGCTATGGAGTTGATAAACACCAGATGGAGCAGAAATTGTCAGGCATTTACCCGCAGGATACCTTGAAAGAGGGCCATCTTCTCTTTCGTGGTTTTGATGATAGCTATGTAGCTCCCCATTCTCGTTATACAGAAATCTATAAGGAAGAGATATTAGGAAAAACCAATCTGGAAATCCTCTCTGAGGGAGAACAAGTCGGCGTTTCTATTTTAGCCAGTCGGGATCTTCGTGAGATTTATAGTTTTGGTCATTTAGAATATGACCGTGATACTCTAGCAAAAGAGTATTTTCGTGATTGTGAGGCAGGACTTAATCCTCACATTCCAGAGAATTACTTCAAAAATGATGATGTGAATGAGAAACCGTGTCTTTGTTGGTCTTCATCAGCTGCCCTCTTTTTCAGTAATTGGGTTAACTATGCTGTCTATCAGGAAACTCCTTTTGACTGGAAAAAGGTAGAGGATGACGCAGCTTCATTTGGATATTTATAA
- a CDS encoding DnaD domain-containing protein, with amino-acid sequence MTYFDAFKSGNLVLPSALLLHFKELFPSSDDFLVWQFFYLQNTSALDELSPSQIAETIGKELADVNQSISNLTENGLLQYRTIELNGEIELIFDASLAFERLDSLLNSQTPAATAPNPQNQLKDLVETFQQELGRLLTPFEIEDLSKTVKEDGIKADLIKEALREAVLNGKPNWKYIQAILRNWRHEGIQSVAQVEVKRAEREANNPKQVQASADFLDAMNLWQE; translated from the coding sequence ATGACATATTTTGACGCTTTTAAATCAGGGAACTTGGTTTTGCCAAGTGCCCTGCTCTTGCATTTTAAGGAACTCTTTCCTTCCAGTGATGATTTTCTCGTCTGGCAATTTTTTTATCTGCAAAATACATCTGCTTTGGATGAGCTATCGCCAAGCCAAATTGCAGAAACTATTGGAAAAGAACTTGCAGATGTCAACCAATCCATTTCAAACTTGACTGAAAATGGGCTACTACAATATCGAACCATTGAACTAAATGGGGAGATTGAACTCATTTTTGATGCTAGTTTGGCTTTTGAACGCTTGGATAGCTTGTTGAACAGCCAGACTCCAGCTGCAACTGCCCCAAACCCGCAAAATCAACTCAAGGATCTGGTTGAGACATTTCAGCAGGAATTGGGACGCTTGTTAACGCCATTTGAAATCGAAGATCTTTCTAAGACTGTCAAAGAAGACGGAATTAAGGCGGATTTGATCAAGGAAGCTCTCCGAGAGGCCGTTCTCAATGGTAAACCAAACTGGAAATATATTCAGGCCATCCTTCGGAATTGGCGCCATGAAGGCATCCAGTCTGTGGCTCAGGTAGAGGTCAAACGAGCAGAGAGAGAAGCAAATAATCCTAAACAAGTTCAGGCTTCGGCTGATTTCCTTGATGCCATGAATTTGTGGCAAGAGTAG
- the tpiA gene encoding triose-phosphate isomerase codes for MSRKPFIAGNWKMNKNPEEAKAFVEAVASKLPSSDLVEAGIAAPALDLTTVLAAAKGSNLKVAAQNCYFENAGAFTGETSPQVLKAIGTDYVVIGHSERRDYFHETDEDINKKAKAIFANGMLPIICCGESLETYEAGKAAEFVGAQVSVALAGLTAEQVAASVIAYEPIWAIGTGKSASQDDAQKMCKVVRDVVAADFGQEVADKVRVQYGGSVKPENVASYMACPDVDGALVGGASLEAESFLALLDFVK; via the coding sequence ATGTCACGTAAACCATTTATCGCTGGTAACTGGAAAATGAACAAAAATCCAGAAGAAGCAAAAGCATTCGTTGAAGCCGTTGCCTCAAAACTTCCTTCATCAGACCTTGTTGAAGCAGGTATCGCAGCTCCAGCTCTTGATTTGACAACTGTTCTTGCTGCTGCTAAAGGTTCAAACCTTAAAGTTGCTGCTCAAAACTGCTACTTTGAAAATGCAGGTGCTTTCACTGGTGAAACAAGCCCACAAGTTTTGAAAGCAATCGGTACTGACTACGTTGTTATCGGTCACTCAGAACGCCGTGACTACTTCCATGAAACTGACGAAGATATCAACAAAAAAGCAAAAGCAATCTTTGCAAACGGTATGCTTCCAATCATCTGTTGTGGTGAGTCACTTGAAACTTACGAAGCTGGTAAAGCTGCTGAATTCGTAGGTGCTCAAGTATCTGTTGCATTGGCTGGATTGACAGCTGAACAAGTTGCTGCATCAGTTATCGCTTATGAGCCAATCTGGGCAATCGGTACTGGTAAATCAGCTTCACAAGACGACGCACAAAAAATGTGTAAAGTTGTTCGTGACGTTGTAGCTGCCGACTTTGGTCAAGAAGTTGCGGACAAAGTTCGTGTTCAATATGGTGGTTCAGTTAAACCTGAAAACGTTGCTTCATACATGGCTTGCCCAGACGTTGACGGTGCCCTTGTTGGTGGTGCGTCACTTGAAGCTGAAAGCTTCTTGGCATTGCTTGATTTTGTAAAATAA
- a CDS encoding ABC transporter ATP-binding protein: MLYIWSYLKKYPKWLFLDFFGAIFFVIVNLGLPTVLARMIDEGVNKGNEQQLYIWAAIMLMIILCGTLGRIVLAYAASKLTTNMVKDMRDDLYAKLQEYSHHEYEKIGVSSLVTRITSDAFVLMQFAEQTLKLGVITPMMMLSSILMIFLTSPSLAWIVAFAVPFLAVVVIYVAVKTRPLSEKQQATLDKINQYARENLMGLRVIRAFAREEFQEERFAGQNAVYAANSNRLFKLTGLTEPLFVQIIIAMIVAIVWFALDPVKQGSLQIGDLVAFIEYSFHALLSFLFLSNLFTMYPRTAVSSERLKEVMDMPISIDPNEGGVRETATHGYLEFENVTFAYPGETENPVLHNISFSAKPGETIAFIGSTGSGKSSLVQLIPRFYDVTLGKIKVDGIDVRDYRLKSLRQKIGFIPQKALLFTGTIAENIRYGKEDASHKDLHQAADVAQAKDFIESREEGFATHLAEGGSNLSGGQKQRLSIARAVIKNPDIYIFDDSFSALDYRTDAILRRRLKEVTQNATVLIVAQRVGTIMDADQIIVLDKGEIVGRGRHEELMETNDIYREIAESQLKNASLTEE; encoded by the coding sequence ATGCTCTATATTTGGTCTTATTTGAAAAAATATCCCAAGTGGTTATTCTTGGATTTCTTTGGAGCTATTTTCTTTGTTATCGTCAATCTTGGACTGCCAACTGTTCTGGCTCGGATGATTGATGAAGGTGTGAATAAAGGGAATGAACAGCAATTGTATATTTGGGCCGCAATCATGCTGATGATTATCCTATGTGGAACCTTGGGGCGTATAGTCTTAGCCTACGCTGCTAGTAAGCTAACGACCAATATGGTCAAGGATATGAGAGATGATCTCTATGCCAAATTACAAGAGTATTCTCATCATGAATATGAAAAGATAGGAGTATCTTCACTGGTTACTCGTATTACCAGTGATGCCTTTGTTCTTATGCAGTTTGCAGAACAGACCTTAAAACTGGGTGTCATCACTCCCATGATGATGCTGTCTAGTATTTTAATGATCTTTTTGACCAGCCCGTCATTAGCTTGGATAGTGGCTTTTGCAGTACCTTTCTTAGCCGTGGTGGTCATTTATGTAGCGGTCAAGACTCGACCATTATCAGAGAAACAGCAGGCTACCTTAGATAAGATAAATCAATATGCTCGTGAAAATCTAATGGGACTCCGTGTCATTCGTGCCTTTGCTCGTGAGGAGTTTCAAGAGGAACGCTTTGCAGGACAAAATGCGGTCTATGCAGCTAATTCCAATCGTCTGTTTAAACTAACCGGTCTGACAGAACCCTTGTTTGTTCAGATTATCATTGCCATGATTGTGGCTATTGTCTGGTTCGCTCTGGATCCTGTCAAACAGGGTAGTTTGCAAATTGGGGATCTAGTAGCCTTTATCGAATATAGTTTCCACGCTCTCTTGTCCTTCCTTTTCCTATCCAATCTCTTCACCATGTACCCTCGTACAGCCGTTTCGAGTGAACGTTTGAAAGAAGTCATGGATATGCCGATTTCTATTGATCCAAATGAAGGAGGCGTTAGAGAGACAGCAACCCACGGCTATTTGGAATTTGAAAATGTCACCTTTGCCTATCCCGGTGAGACGGAAAATCCTGTTTTGCACAACATTTCTTTCAGCGCTAAACCAGGTGAAACCATTGCCTTTATCGGATCGACCGGATCTGGTAAATCCTCTCTTGTGCAATTGATTCCTCGTTTTTACGATGTCACGCTTGGGAAAATCAAAGTTGATGGTATCGATGTGAGAGATTATCGCCTCAAGTCTCTCCGTCAAAAGATTGGATTTATCCCGCAGAAGGCCTTGCTCTTTACAGGAACTATCGCTGAGAATATTCGCTATGGGAAGGAAGATGCTAGTCACAAAGATTTACATCAGGCAGCGGACGTGGCGCAAGCCAAAGATTTTATCGAAAGCCGAGAAGAAGGCTTTGCGACCCATCTAGCTGAAGGCGGAAGCAACCTTTCTGGAGGACAGAAACAACGCCTCTCAATTGCCCGAGCGGTTATAAAGAATCCGGATATCTATATTTTTGACGATTCCTTCTCAGCCTTGGATTATCGCACGGATGCTATTTTACGCCGTCGTCTCAAGGAAGTAACACAGAATGCTACAGTTTTAATTGTCGCTCAACGTGTCGGAACCATCATGGATGCGGACCAGATTATCGTTCTTGATAAAGGGGAAATCGTGGGTCGCGGTCGACATGAGGAATTGATGGAAACCAATGATATCTATCGTGAGATTGCTGAGTCGCAGTTGAAAAATGCATCGCTAACAGAAGAATAG
- a CDS encoding ABC transporter ATP-binding protein, translating to MKTQSSLARLWSYLKAYRFSVFFAVFLKVLSVVMSVLEPFVLGLAITELTKNLLDMAKGLSGASINTGYIGTVLIIYLFRGLLYELGSYYSNYFMTNAVQSMTQDLRNEMTEKINRIPVSFFDKHQFGDLLGRFTSDVETVSNALQQSFLQIVNAVLTIVLVMGMVLYLNFQLALVVILSIPVTYFGARSILKRSQPYFKEQAAILGRMNGYVQENLTGFNVLKLYGREETSHKEFSEITDDLQRVGFKASFISGLMMPALHVVSDLTYLIVAVLGGLQVIAGRLTVGNMQAFVQYVWQVSQPIQNITQLAGQMQSAKSSLDRIFDILDETEEVKGEELEILEPLTGQVTFQHVDFQYVENKPLIRDFNLEVQPGEMVAIVGPTGAGKTTLINLLMRFYDVTAGAILVDGQDIRQLSRQDYRRQFGMVLQDAWLYEGTIKENLRFGNLDASDEEIIEAAKAANVDHFIRTLPGGYNMEMNQESSNISLGQKQLLTIARALLANPKILILDEATSSVDTRLELLIQKAMKRLMKGRTSFVIAHRLSTIQEADKILVLKDGQIIEQGNHESLLQAKGFYYNLYQSQFSSKSDQVS from the coding sequence ATGAAAACACAATCTAGTTTGGCTCGTTTGTGGAGCTATTTGAAAGCCTACCGTTTTTCTGTCTTTTTTGCAGTCTTTCTAAAAGTTTTGAGTGTGGTCATGAGTGTCTTGGAGCCTTTTGTCTTGGGGCTGGCCATTACGGAGTTGACAAAAAACCTCTTAGATATGGCTAAGGGCCTTTCAGGTGCTAGTATCAATACTGGCTACATCGGAACGGTTTTAATCATTTACCTCTTTAGAGGTCTCTTGTATGAACTTGGGTCTTATTATTCCAACTATTTCATGACTAATGCGGTCCAGTCCATGACCCAAGATCTGCGAAATGAAATGACTGAAAAAATCAATCGTATCCCTGTATCTTTCTTTGACAAACACCAATTTGGTGATTTATTGGGACGCTTTACCAGTGACGTTGAGACAGTATCCAACGCTCTTCAACAGTCTTTTCTCCAAATTGTCAATGCCGTTTTGACGATTGTCCTCGTGATGGGAATGGTTTTATACTTGAACTTCCAACTGGCCCTTGTAGTGATTCTATCCATCCCAGTGACTTATTTCGGTGCCAGAAGTATCTTGAAACGTTCTCAGCCTTATTTTAAAGAACAGGCGGCTATTTTAGGACGGATGAATGGCTATGTGCAGGAAAATCTTACAGGTTTTAATGTTTTGAAACTCTATGGTCGTGAGGAAACTTCTCATAAAGAGTTTTCTGAGATTACGGACGACCTCCAACGTGTTGGCTTTAAAGCTAGCTTTATCTCTGGACTCATGATGCCAGCCCTTCATGTCGTATCAGACTTGACCTATCTGATCGTTGCAGTTCTTGGTGGTTTGCAGGTTATTGCAGGTCGTTTGACAGTAGGGAATATGCAGGCTTTTGTTCAGTATGTCTGGCAGGTTAGCCAGCCTATCCAAAACATCACACAACTTGCGGGTCAAATGCAAAGTGCCAAGTCTTCGTTAGACCGCATCTTCGATATCTTAGATGAGACAGAGGAAGTCAAGGGAGAAGAACTCGAAATCCTTGAACCCTTAACAGGTCAGGTGACCTTCCAACATGTTGACTTCCAGTATGTTGAAAACAAACCATTGATTCGAGACTTTAATCTAGAAGTTCAACCGGGAGAGATGGTGGCGATTGTTGGTCCTACTGGAGCTGGTAAGACGACCTTGATCAATCTACTCATGCGTTTTTATGATGTTACAGCAGGTGCAATCTTGGTTGACGGCCAGGATATTCGCCAGTTGTCACGACAAGACTACCGCCGTCAGTTTGGGATGGTCTTGCAGGATGCTTGGCTCTATGAAGGGACTATCAAAGAAAATCTACGTTTTGGAAATCTTGACGCCAGTGATGAAGAAATAATAGAAGCTGCCAAAGCAGCAAATGTAGACCACTTTATTCGAACTCTTCCTGGTGGTTACAACATGGAGATGAATCAAGAGTCCAGTAATATTTCCCTTGGGCAAAAACAACTCTTGACCATCGCGCGTGCTCTCCTAGCCAATCCTAAAATTCTCATTCTGGATGAAGCGACTTCCTCAGTTGATACCCGTTTGGAACTCTTGATTCAAAAAGCTATGAAACGCTTGATGAAGGGAAGAACCAGCTTTGTCATCGCCCATCGTCTTTCGACCATTCAAGAAGCGGACAAAATTCTCGTTCTTAAGGATGGACAGATTATTGAGCAGGGAAACCATGAAAGCTTGCTCCAAGCAAAAGGCTTTTATTATAATCTTTATCAAAGCCAATTTTCGAGCAAATCTGATCAAGTCAGCTAA
- a CDS encoding Dps family protein: protein MVELKKDALKDVTTLSKTAPVALAKTKEVLNQAVADLYVAHIALHQVHWYMRGRGFLVWHPKMDEYMDSLDGYLDEISERLITLGGKPYSTLTEFLQHSEIEEEEGEFRNVEESLERVLAIYRYLIALFQKALDVTDEEGDDVTNDIFVGAKAELEKTVWMLAAELGQAPGL from the coding sequence ATGGTTGAATTGAAAAAAGATGCATTAAAAGACGTAACAACATTATCTAAAACAGCGCCAGTAGCATTGGCAAAAACAAAGGAAGTATTGAACCAAGCAGTAGCGGACTTGTATGTGGCTCACATTGCCCTTCACCAAGTTCATTGGTATATGCGTGGCCGTGGCTTCCTGGTATGGCATCCAAAAATGGATGAATATATGGACAGTCTTGATGGCTATCTTGACGAAATCAGCGAACGTTTGATTACTCTTGGTGGCAAACCTTACTCAACTTTGACAGAGTTCCTTCAACACAGTGAAATTGAAGAAGAAGAAGGAGAATTCCGTAACGTTGAAGAAAGCTTGGAACGTGTTCTAGCGATTTATCGCTACCTCATCGCTCTTTTCCAAAAAGCTTTGGATGTGACTGATGAAGAAGGCGATGATGTTACAAACGATATCTTTGTTGGTGCTAAGGCTGAACTTGAGAAAACCGTTTGGATGCTTGCAGCAGAACTTGGACAAGCTCCTGGTTTGTAA
- a CDS encoding zinc ribbon domain-containing protein YjdM encodes MNNLPNCPKCNSEYVYEDGSLLVCPECAYEWNPAEVAEVEEGVVAIDANGNKLADGDTVTLIKDLKVKGAPKDLKQGTRVKNIRIVEGDHNIDCKIDGFGAMKLKSEFVKKI; translated from the coding sequence ATGAACAACTTACCAAATTGCCCAAAATGTAATTCAGAATATGTCTACGAAGATGGAAGTCTCTTGGTCTGCCCAGAGTGTGCCTATGAATGGAATCCTGCTGAAGTTGCAGAAGTAGAAGAAGGTGTTGTTGCTATCGATGCTAATGGAAATAAATTGGCTGATGGTGATACTGTAACCCTCATCAAGGATTTGAAAGTAAAAGGAGCACCTAAGGATTTGAAACAAGGAACTCGTGTCAAAAATATTCGTATCGTAGAAGGTGACCACAACATCGACTGCAAGATTGATGGTTTTGGAGCTATGAAACTCAAGTCAGAATTTGTTAAGAAAATCTAG